A single genomic interval of Lathyrus oleraceus cultivar Zhongwan6 chromosome 7, CAAS_Psat_ZW6_1.0, whole genome shotgun sequence harbors:
- the LOC127106092 gene encoding RING-H2 finger protein ATL78-like, protein MHAFTSFTSPLLHELFVESHTRRLLFQGPIDHQSLTTSHVLTHNTSTNLYFGLSETDTNVVMILAVLFCALICSLVLNSIIRCALRFSNMAINNNASSSSSSNSSPQSVNKGIKKKALKTFPTMSYSTELKLPSLDTECVICISEFTKGEKVRILPKCNHGFHVRCIDKWLKEHSSCPKCRQCLLEICRKVGESQVQPIVLPVPEIIIRVQPLDHEAVERNYREERR, encoded by the coding sequence ATGCATGCTTTTACTTCCTTTACTTCACCACTCCTCCATGAGCTTTTCGTGGAATCCCACACAAGAAGGTTACTTTTCCAAGGCCCTATTGATCATCAATCATTAACAACCTCCCATGTTCTCACACACAACACTTCAACAAACTTATATTTTGGTCTTAGCGAAACTGATACAAATGTTGTAATGATACTTGCAGTTCTATTCTGTGCTCTTATTTGCTCACTTGTATTAAACTCCATCATAAGGTGTGCTTTAAGGTTTTCAAACATGGCCATCAACAATAACGCTTCTTCGAGTTCGAGCAGCAACTCTTCACCTCAATCGGTCAACAAAGGAATCAAAAAGAAGGCTCTCAAAACATTCCCAACAATGAGTTATTCAACTGAACTGAAATTACCTAGTTTAGATACGGAGTGTGTCATATGTATCTCAGAGTTTACTAAGGGTGAAAAGGTACGCATTTTGCCAAAATGCAACCATGGTTTTCATGTTCGTTGCATTGACAAATGGTTAAAGGAACACTCATCATGTCCCAAGTGCAGACAATGCCTCCTTGAAATATGTCGAAAGGTTGGTGAGTCGCAGGTGCAACCAATTGTGCTGCCAGTGCCAGAAATCATTATAAGGGTTCAACCACTAGACCATGAAGCTGTTGAACGTAACTATAGGGAAGAAAGAAGATAA